CGCCCATGGTCGCATAGGCATAGGAATAGGACGAGCCCGACGCCGGTACGGCCGATGCCATTTCGGCATAGCAGAGTGCGGTCAGTGCGGCGGTGATGCCGGCAATGACGAAGGACAAAGTGACGGCCGGGCCGGCTTCCGGAACGGCGGTGGTCAGGGCGACGAAGATGCCGGTGCCGATGGTCGCGCCGACGCCCAGCATGGTCAGCTGGAACAGGCCGATATTGCGGGCCAGCGGTTTCGTATCGGGATCGTCGCCGATGAAGTCGAGCACCGGCTTGCAGCGCAGCAGCGCGATCAGGAGCGGATGGCGGGGCGATCGGTTCGTCATGCTCCGCCGCTCTCATGCCGCGCGCGGGAACGCAAATGAATATCGTGTGAGAATAGGGCATGGGACGGGCGGTGGGCGGCGATTGTGGACAGGCTGCCGCTGGGCTAGGCAGAGGGCTGTTGGTCGCCGGTCTGTGGCGGCTTGGGATGGATGATCGAGCCTTGATGGATCAGAAGCGGTTGCCCGGCGCGCGGAAATGGGCGCGCTCCATGCTGATGGTTGCGGCGGCGATACTGTTGCCGGCGATGGCATCAGCGGCGGATGCGCCAAGCGGAGGCACCATATCGGTGTCCATGCGGGAGGATGCGAGCGGGCAGGCAGGCGCGGCGGACGCCTTTGTCGATGCGGCCACCCTGGCCCTGTCGGACAAGGGCTTCACTTTGCTGGATGACGGCCACGCCGCGCTGGTCATGGAACTGGTCATTCGCGCGTCCGAGGTCGGGACCGGGACGGGCAAGGTCGACAAGAGCAATTCCGACCTGATGCCAGGCGGCGTGTCGGGGGCGGTGGGATCGAGCTTCTCCCTGCCGGTGCCGACCGGCAAGACGCGCCATGTCGCGCTGGAGCGGACAGAGCTGGACATGCGCCTGCATCGGCGGGGTGATGCGGCCGTGATCTGGAGCGGCAGCGCCGTGACTGTGCGCCCGGCCGACAAGCGGGATAGTGCCGCTGCGGCGCTGTGCAATGCGCTGCTGCGCGCCTATCCCGAGCAGCCCGAAACGATCATCGGTGTCCCCTGACAGGAAAAAGGCCGGTCCGTCAGGGAACGGACCGGCCTTCGCTGGCCTGAAAACCAGAAGGGGGAACTGGTTCAGGCGGGGATTTTTCAGGCTGCCTCGGCCGCTTCCTCGGCGGTGGGCAGACGGATCAGATAGTCGAAGGCCGACAGGGCTGCGGTTGACCCTGCGCCCATGGCGATGACGATCTGCTTATAGGGCACGGTGGTGCAGTCGCCGGCGGCGAAGATGCCGGGCTGGCTGGTTTCGCCACGCGCATCGATCTCGATCTCGCCACGGGGCGAGAGGGCGATGCTGTCCTTGAGCCATTCGGTGTTGGGCACCAGGCCGATCTGGACGAAAATGCCTTCCAGCTCGACATCATGCTCGGTGCCGTGGTTGCGGTCCTTGTAGCTGAGGCCGCTCACCCGCTCGCCATTGCCGTTCACCTTGGTGGTCAGCGCCGAGGTGATGATCTTGACGTTGGGCAGGCTGGCGAGCTTGCGCTGCAGCACCGCGTCGGCGCGCAGCTGGCTGTCAAACTCGATCAGCGTGACATGGGCGACGATGCCGGCGAGGTCGATCGCGGCTTCGACGCCGCTATTGCCGCCGCCGATCACCGCCACGCGCTTGCCCTTGAACAGCGGACCATCGCAGTGCGGGCAGTAGGCGACGCCCTTGTTGCGATATTCGTCCTCACCGGGGACGCCCATCTGGCGCCAGCGGGCGCCGGTCGACAGGATGATGGTGCGGCCCTTCAGCGACGCGCCATTTTCCAGCACGACCTCATGATAGCCGCCCTCGGTCTTGGCCGGGATCAGCTTCGCCGCCTTCTGCAGGTTCATGATCTCGACGTCATAATCCTTGACGTGCGCCTCCAGCGCGCTGGCGAGCTTGGGGCCTTCGGTGCGGCTGACCGAGATGAAATTCTCGATATCCATGGTGTCGAGCACCTGGCCGCCGAAGCGCTCCGCCGCCACGCCGGTGCGAATGCCCTTGCGCGCCGAATAGATGGCCGCCGCCGCGCCGGCAGGGCCGCCGCCGACCACCAGCACCTCGAACGGGTCCTGCTTGCGGATCTTTTCCGCTGCCTTGGCCTCAGCACCGCTGTCGATCTTGGCGACGATCTGCTCCAGCTCCATCCGGCCCTGGCCGAAAGGTTCGCCGTTGAGGAAGATGGTCGGCACGGCCATGACCTTGCGGGCGTCGACCTCATCCTTGAACAGGCCGCCGTCGATCGCGACGTGGCTGATCCGGGGGTTCAAGACGCTCATCAGGTTCAGCGCCTGCACCACGTCGGGGCAGTTCTGGCACGACAGCGAGAAATAGGTCTCGAACGCATAGTCGCCGTCCAGGTCCTTGACCTGCTGGATCACATCCTGCGCGGCCTTGGACGGATGACCGCCGACCTGCAGCAGAGCGAGTACCAGCGAGGTGAATTCATGGCCCATCGGCAGACCGGCGAAGGTGACGCCGATATCGGTGCCGACGCGGCGGATCATGAAGCTGGGCTTGCGCTTGTCCGAACCGGTAGCGAGGCTGACCTTGTCCGAAAGCTCGGCGATATCGCTCAGCAATTCGTTCATTTCGCGCGACTTGGCGCCTTCATCCAGCGAAGCCACCAGCTCGATCGGCTGGGTGATGTTCGCCAGATAGGCTTTCAACTGCCCCTTGAGATTTGCGTCCAACATGTCTGTCTGGCTCCGTGGAAAAGGTGGCGGGCCGTCCCGATCGGGAGGACGCGACGGCCCGTCCGGGGAATTGGTGCGACCCAAAAGCCCCGCTGAAATAGAGATAAGTCTGTAGAAACTTTTTTGAAGGTCCGCCGGGTCCCCTCAATCTGGGCGAACCCGGCGGCCTGTCAGCACCTAGTGGTGCTTAGATCTTGCCGACGAGGTCGAGCGAGGGGGCGAGGGTTTCCGCGCCTTCTTCCCACTTGGCGGGGCAGACTTCGCCCGGATGGCTGGTCCAGTACTGCAGCGCCTTGATCTTGCGCAGCAGTTCGGCCGCATTGCGACCCACGCCCTCGGGAGTGATTTCAACCAGCTGGATCACACCTTCCGGATCGAGCACGAAGGTGCCGCGATCGGCCAGGCCGACGCCTTCGCGCAGCACGCCGAACTGGTTCGAGATGTCGTGGTTCTGGTCACCCAGCATGTAATAGTTGATCTTGCCGATGGCCGGCGAGGTGTCGTGCCAGGCCTTGTGGCAGAAATGGGTGTCGGTCGACACCGAGTAAACTTCCACGCCCATGCCCTGCAGGGTGGGGTAGATGTCGGCCAGGTCTTCCAGCTCGGTCGGGCAGACGAAGGTGAAGTCGGCCGGGTAGAAGAAGAAGACGGCCCACTTGCCCTTGACGTCGGCATCGGTGACGTCGACGAACTTGCCTTCCTTGAAAGCGGTTGCCTTGAAAGGCTGCAGGGGGGTGTTGATGAGAGCCATGGGCTATCCAGTTCCTTGATTAGGGTTGCTGTTGCGAAGCCTGTGTAGGGAAGCGGATGATTCGGGGGAAATTGCTTTTCTCGGACTTCGTGATAGATAAAAGCGATCACAGGTCGATCGATTGATCGATAAGGTCATTGATCCCGCAAGGCATGGCCCATCGCCCGCTCGACCAGCTGCTGCGCCTCTGCTGCAGTGAAACTGGTGGGATCGAGGCAATATTCCAACCACAGCCCGTCGACCAGCGCGGTGAGGCCGATCGCCTTCAGGCGGACCTGCGCGGGTGAGAAGGTAGGGCCAGCGGCGGCAACCAGAGCTTCCAATTGTACACGCGAGGCCGCGTAGATCTCCGCATGGGCGGCGGCGACATCGGCATTGGATTTGATCAGGCTCCAGAAGGCGATCCATGTGGCCAGCAGATCGGCATCGAGCACGGGATCGCGGAAATTGGCCTGGAGGAAGGCGCGCAGCCGGTCATGCGGATCGTTGCCCGCTGCTAAGATCGCCGCGTCCATGGCGTGCGAGACGCGCTGGCCGACATCGCGATAGGTGGCGAGGATCAGCGCATCGACGCCGTTGAAATAATGGGTGAGCAGGCCGGATGACACGCCCGCCATCGCGCAGATGGCGCGGACTGAGGTGCCCGCCACGCCCTTTTCCGCCAGACATTTGGCTGTCGCATCGATCAACGCCTGCCGCCGGACATCGGCGGTCTCCCTTACGAATTTCGCTCTCACTCGCCCCCCGGCATGGGACGACCCGGCGTCCCGATCATGCTATCTTGTGCCCGACCATTGTGAGGATATGCCGGGCGCTGGCAAGCGCTGTTCGACCGATGATGGGATCGATCCGGCTTGTTCGCCCGTTTGTTCGGGCATGTGCGTGCATGACCGCAAGGAGACCATGGATGATCCGCCAGCCCGCCCCGACCTCTGCTCTTCGCCTCATCCTGCCCGGCTTGGGCGCTGCATTGCTGTTGGGTGGTTGCGCCAAGGGGGTGGATAATGAGGCGGTCGCGAACAATGCGAGCGTGCCTGCCCATGTCGAAGCGATCGAGGATACCGATTCCGTCGTCGCACCGGATAATGCGGGCGCGGCGCTGCCCACTGACGACTGGGTCGGGCGCTGGACCGGACCGGAAGGGCTGTTCCTCGACATCCAGCCCGCGCCCGACGGCAAGGCAGGCCATTATGCGCTGACCAACAAGGATAATCTGGACCGGCAGGGCAATTATAGCGGTCTGGCCGACGGCGCGACGATCCGCTTCGTGCGCGACGGCCGCGACCTTGCGATCCGGCCGGGCACGGGAGCCGAGACCGGTTTCAAATATCTGACCGACAAGCAGGACTGCCTGATCGTGAAGCCCGGTGAGGAGGGCTATTGCCGATAACAGGGGCGGGGCGCGGGTACGCTGACGCCGCACGGGAACTTAGGTGGCGATCATTGCCTGGCCAAGCTGGCGGGCGAGGGCGACGAATTCTTCGACGCTGACGGTTTCGGCGCGGCGTTGCGGGTCGATGCCGATCGCTTCCAGCGCGTCGAGCGCGCCGGGGACGGACTTGAGGCTCTGGCGCAGCATCTTGCGGCGCTGGCCGAAGGCGGCAGCGGTCAGGCGTTCGAGGATCTTGAGCTGCACGCCTTCGGGCGCCGGCTTGGGGGTGATGTGGACCACGGCCGACATGACTTTTGGCGGCGGGGTGAAGGCGCTGCGATGCACCTTCATCGCGATGCGCGCGTCGCTGCGCCATTGGGATAGCACGGCGAGGCGGCCATAATGGTCGGTGCCTGGTTTCGCGACGATGCGTTCGGCCACTTCCATCTGGAACATCAAGGTCAGGCTGGACCACCAGGGCAGCGGCGTCCACTGCGCCGACAACCAGCCGACCAGCAGGGCGGTGCCGACATTATAGGGCAGGTTGGCGATGATATGAGCGCCATCGCCCGCCTCGGCATGGGCATCGATCTCCATCGCGTCGCCGGAGATGACACGCAACTGGCCAGGAAAGGCCTGTTCCAGTTCGGCGAGTGCGGGAAGGCAACGGCGGTCGCGCTCGACCGCGACCAGCCGGCCGCCGGCGCGTAGGATCGCGCGGGTAAGGCCGCCGGGACCGGGGCCGACCTCGAATGCAGGCTGGTCCTGGATGCTGCCGGGAATGGCGGCGATCCGGTCGAGCAATTGTTCGTCGAGCAGGAAATTCTGGCCGAGCGCCTTGCTGGCCTGAAGCCCGTGGGCCGCGATCACCGCGCGCAGCGGCGGCAGGGGCGGGCGGGATTCAGGCGGCATAAGCGATACGGGCACGGGCGGCTTCGGCCGCCATCTTGAGGGCGGCGATCATCGCACCAGGATTGGCGCTGTCGGTACCGGCGATGCCGAAGGCGGTGCCATGATCGGGCGAGGTGCGCACGATCGGCAGGCCGAGCGTGATGTTGACGCCATCGTCGAAGTTCAGCGTCTTGATCGGGATCAGCGCCTGGTCATGATACATGCAGAGCGCCGCATCATAGGTTTCGCGGGCGCGGGCATGGAACATGCCGTCGGCGGCCAGCGGGCCGAATATGTCGATCCCTTCGGCGCGCAGCGATTCGATTGCCGGCCGGATCACCTCGATCTCCTCGCGGCCAAGCGCGCCATTCTCCCCGGCATGGGGGTTGAGGCCGGCGACGGCGAGGCGGGGGCGGGCGATGCCGAAATTGCGTTGCAACCCCTTCACCGTGGTGAGGGCGCGGGCGCGGATCAGGTCGACCGTCAGGGCGGCGGGCACGTCGGCCAGCGCGATATGGATGGTGATCGGCACGACCTTGAGCGACGGACCGGCGAGCATCATGACGGCGTTCTGGGCCGACACGCCGCAGCGCTCGGCGACAAATTCGGTCTGGCCCGGATGGGTGAAGCCGACGCCGTACAGCTGTTCCTTGCCGACCGGGGCAGTAACGATGCCGGCGGCCGATCCGCTGCGGGCGAGGCCGACCGAGACCTCCAGCGACTGGAAGGCGGTACGGGCACCGTCGATGCTGGGCATGCCGGGCACAATCTCGCCGGCTTCCGCAACTTGCAGGCAGGGAAGGGCGTCGGAGAAGACGCGCGCGGCTTCCTCGGGTGAGCCGACAATCTCGATCGGACCGAGCCAGACGGCGCGCAGCGACGCGGCGTCGCCCACGGCGAAGAAGGACGGCAGGCCGCGCGCTTCGCGCATGACCCACGCCTTGGCGACGATTTCCGGCCCTATCCCTGCCGGATCGCCGAGCGACACGGCGAAGGGGGGCAGATCGGCCAAATCAGTTATATTCGATAATGGCATCGCGGCGAAGGTCGCGCAGATAGATACGTGCGCGCTTGTTGACCCGTTCCTCTTCAAGTTGCGCCATGATCTGTTCGGGATTGGGCGCATTGGCCGATTGCGGCTCGTCACGGCCGCAGACGATCAGGACACGGACGCCATCGTTGATCGAGCCGAAGGGCGGGGTGGATTCGCCAACCTGGAGATTGAGCAGAATGTCCTGCAACTGGGGCGGCAGGTCGCGCAGCTTCACATTGTCATTGTCGACCACGTCGGCACCGATGCGGGCGCCGATTTCGTTCGCCTGGCCGCAGCCCTTGATTTCCTTGACCGCGGCGGCGAAGGTTGCGGCCTTCTGGCTGGCGGCTTCCTTCGTGGTGCCGGCCGGGAACATGACGGACAATTGCTTCAGGCTGAGCAGCGAATCGCGCGGATCGGCAGTCAGCACCTTGCGCTTGTCCATCACATAGATGATCGACATGCCACCAACGGTTTCGACCGGCCCGGCGATCTGGCCGACCTGCAATTCGGTGGCTGCCTGTGCCAGTTCGGTGGGCAGCTGGTTGGGGCGGACCCAGCCCAGATCACCACCGACCACGGCGGTCGAGGCTTCGGAAAATTGCCGAGCATAGGCCGCGAAGCTGCCGCCCTGCTTGATCTGGTCGATGATGTTGCGGGCGTTGGCGGCGATCTGTTCCCGATTCTCCGGGGTGGCCGAGAGATAGATTTCGCTGATCCGGACCTCGTCGCTGCCCTTGGCCGAATTGAGGCGGTCGATCACCGACTTCACTTCGTCTTCGGATACGTTGACGAAGGGCTGGATGTTGCGACGGAGCAGCCGGCTCCAGGCCAGTTCGCCCTCGATCTGGCGCTTGATGCTGGCTGCGGCGCTGCCCTGTTCGCGCAGATATTGGTCGAACTGCTCGGGCGACTTGCGGAAGTTCGCGGCGACCCGTTCATAGCTCTGGTTCACTTCGGCCGGATCGATCTTGATGTCGTTGGCCGCCGCTTCCTGAATCTGCAACGTCTCGTCGATCAGGTTGCGCAGAACCTGAACGCGCAGTCGTTCTTTTTCCTCCGCCGAAACCTTGCCGCCATTGGCCGTGATGATGAGCGCCAGACGCTGATCGACATCGGTGCCCGTGATGATGCGCCCGTTCACGATCGCCGTAGCCTTGCGGATATTGGGATCGCTCTTGCCGAAGACGGTGACATCCTTGGGCAGGTTCAATTGCCCGGCTGCATCGTCATTGTCGACGGCCGTCTGCGCATGCGCAGCTGGCACGCCCATGCTCAGCAGGGCCGAGGACAGCAAGAGGGCGCGCAGGCCGGAGCGAACGGAATATCCCAGGCGATTGGGCAAGGAAACGACAGGCAGCATCGTCGGCAAATATCTCCAATACGGTCCGGCGCCTATGCCCCGGTCCGCCTTAACCGGTCCTGAGCGGATGGCGGGAAGGGACGTTCCTTATATGCCAATATTGCGGAAAGCTAGCCGAAGCTGGAAGGTGTTGCCCATTCGCGCGTCGCCGGTGGTCTGATAGTCGCGGCGCCAGGTGAAGCCGAGCGTCAGGCAGTCATCCTCATAGGCCACGCCCAGGCGCTGGCGCACCGGCTCATAGCCGTCGGCCGAACTGCCCGGATCCTCCTTCGCATCGGTCAGGTCGATGACGGTCGAGCCGAACACGGACCAGAATCGGGCGAACTGGATGCGGCCACCCAGGCGCAGTTCCTCGCGGTCCTGCAGGTCTTCCAGGCTGGCGTCGGCATTGCGGTTGAGCCGCAGATAGCTGACCATCGCATAGGTCTTCTTGCTGCCCAGGGTGGCATCGATCTCGTTCCGGCGGACGGCCAGGCTGTCCTTGTCGAAGCGGAAGCGCTGGGTGAAGCTGACGAAATCCTTGTAGCGCACGGTCCAGCGACCGACGATATCGGACATCCGATCCGCCAGGCCGGTGCCGTCGGGCAGGATGCTGGCGCGGTTGTCGAGGCGGTAGCTCTGGCCGATATTGGCATCGAGCGTGAAATTGGGCACTGCCAGATTATATTCGACGCCATAGGTGATGCGGCTCGAATCCTCGAACCGATCATAGCCTGCGAAGCGATTGAGCGCGAAGAGGTTGCTGTCCTCCAGGTCGACCGCGCGCGCGTCCTCATTGGGAACGTCGAGATTCTTGAGGTGCGGCGCAGCGACGACCTGAACGCGCGGGGCAATCCGTTGCACGCCACCAAATGCCTCACCCATGAAGGGCCAGCGCATGTCGACCGCGGCGGCGGCGATGCCGCGCGTCTCCCAGCCCGGCGTGCCGGCATAGCTGGCCTGGGTCGTCAGGTCATTGTCGGTGCTGTGATAGACGTCGCCGCGCAGATAGGTCGTGAAGGTGACTTCCTGCCCCAGGCCGGTCAGCTTGCGCAAATTCCACTCGAATGCGGCGAAGGCACGCTGGGTGTCCTGCCCTTCGGTGCGGGTGATGGCGAGGGTGTTGGCCTGGAACTGGATCTGGCCGCCGAGCAGCGGGTCCTTCATCCGCAGGCGATAATCCATCACCGGCAGCGCGATCGGCATCTGCCCCTGGGGATCGTCGGTGCGCAGCGTCTGCACGGCCCAGCCGGCGAGCGAGAAATAGCTGTTCTCGCCGATCCGCTGCACGCCCAGGGTCGAGCGTAGCCGGTCGTCTCGGTTGATGTCGTAGCGCCGCAGGAAGGTGCGATCGGTCGCGACGCGAATCGAGCCGTTGACGCTCCATTCCGGCGTCAGCTGCAGGCCGCCGCTGGCGTCGATCGCGCCGCGTATGTCCTTCTGCGAATCGGTCGGCGTCGTCCCGCTGGAGCGGCTGCCATAGGTGGCGTAGCCGGTGATCTGATAGGCGCCACGGTCGTAGAGATGTCGAAAGTTGCCCTCCATCATCGGCAGCGTGTCGGTATAGACATGCGGCGTCAGAGTAAGATCGCGGTTGGGGGCAAGCTTCATATAATAAGGCAGCGCGACCTCGAACCCGTTGGTGCGGTCGTAGCGCATATTGGGTACCAGCAGGCCGCTGCCGCCATTGTCACCGACCGGATGAGACAGGCCGGGCAACGGGATGAGCGGCAGGCCGAACAATTCGACATTGGCTTTGGTATAGGAAACGCGTTCCTTGGTCGGGTCATAGATGACCTTGACCGCATTGATCTGCCAGGTCGGTTCCTTGGGGCAGCCGCCGCCATCTTCCACCGGGCAGCCAGTATAGGCGGCATGGTGCAACGTATAGATGCCGTTGACCCGTTCGCCCTTGGTCGCGGCCATGCGTCCGCCCTGCTGCAGGACCAACAGCATGTTGTCGACCGCGCCGTCCTGCAGCGTGTCGGTGACGTCGAAGCGATCACCATAGGCAACATTGCCTTCGGGATCGACGACGGACACGCTGCCGATCGCCTCGACCTTGCCGGTGTTGCGGTCCCATACGATCTTGTCGGCGCGCAGCCGGTTGCCGTCGCGCAGCAACTGGACATTGCCGGTCGCGGTCACGATCTGGCTGTTGCTGTCATATTCCAGGCTATCGGCCGCGAAGCCGATTTCCTGGTCATTTTCCGGCACAGGGGCGTCGGGCGCGCTGATCCCGGCCTGGGGCTCGTTGAGCCTGGGCTTGGGAGTCTGCTGCGCCTGAACCGCAGGCGCGAGCAGCAGGCACGAGGACGCGGCGCCGGCCAGCAGCGCATGTTTAAACGGCAGGGGGAACATGGAAATCTGCAAGCGGTGGAGCCTCTTTGGGGCACTTCTCGACCCCGCCTATCGCACTGGTTGAAGCGCGCCGCAATCTATCCTCGCGTTTCCGCGTGCCGAAATCGGCCGAACGGCTTTCCAGACGATGGAAGCCGCACTATCTGGCAGGGAGAAGAGAGACACGCCGTTGCACAGAAAAGGCACATCGATGGACATCCAATTCAGCCCCTCCCGCCCTCAAGCCGACACGCTGGTTCTTGCCGTAGCGAAGGGGTCCGTCGACAATTTGCCGCTCGCGGCGTCTGCAACGCTGACCGCCGGGGCTGCTGCTGCACGTTTCACCGGCGAAGCGGGGGGCAGCTTTGAAAGCTTCGTCGACGAGGGCGGTGCGGTGCTGCGGGTTGTGCTGCTGGGCCTGGGCAGCGGCAGCGACGCGGACCTCGAACGGGCGGGCGGCGCGTTGACGGCGCGTCTGTCGATTAGCGGCGCGGTGCATGCAGCCGTCGAATTTCCTGCCGGGATCAGCGGCGAGAGCGCGGCGCGCCTTGGCTTTGGCGCATTGCTGCGCAGCTGGCGGATCGACACCTATCGCACCCGCCAGAGCGAGAAGGCCAAGCCGACGCTGGCGACCGTGACGATCGTGGCGAACGATGCCGACGCCGAGTGGACGAAATTGTCGGCGATCGCGGCCGGCGTGGCCTTCACCCGCGAACTGGTATCGGAGCCGGCGAACATCCTTTATCCCGAAAGCTTCGTCGAACGCTGCCAGCATCTGGCCGAGCTGGGCGTCAAGATCACTGTGCTGGACCGTGCGGCGATGACGGAACTCGGCATGGGGGCGCTGCTGGGCGTGGCGCAGGGTTCCGCGCGTGAAGCACGGCTGTTGGCGATGGAAT
The sequence above is drawn from the Sphingobium sp. AP49 genome and encodes:
- the ahpF gene encoding alkyl hydroperoxide reductase subunit F codes for the protein MLDANLKGQLKAYLANITQPIELVASLDEGAKSREMNELLSDIAELSDKVSLATGSDKRKPSFMIRRVGTDIGVTFAGLPMGHEFTSLVLALLQVGGHPSKAAQDVIQQVKDLDGDYAFETYFSLSCQNCPDVVQALNLMSVLNPRISHVAIDGGLFKDEVDARKVMAVPTIFLNGEPFGQGRMELEQIVAKIDSGAEAKAAEKIRKQDPFEVLVVGGGPAGAAAAIYSARKGIRTGVAAERFGGQVLDTMDIENFISVSRTEGPKLASALEAHVKDYDVEIMNLQKAAKLIPAKTEGGYHEVVLENGASLKGRTIILSTGARWRQMGVPGEDEYRNKGVAYCPHCDGPLFKGKRVAVIGGGNSGVEAAIDLAGIVAHVTLIEFDSQLRADAVLQRKLASLPNVKIITSALTTKVNGNGERVSGLSYKDRNHGTEHDVELEGIFVQIGLVPNTEWLKDSIALSPRGEIEIDARGETSQPGIFAAGDCTTVPYKQIVIAMGAGSTAALSAFDYLIRLPTAEEAAEAA
- the ahpC gene encoding alkyl hydroperoxide reductase subunit C, whose protein sequence is MALINTPLQPFKATAFKEGKFVDVTDADVKGKWAVFFFYPADFTFVCPTELEDLADIYPTLQGMGVEVYSVSTDTHFCHKAWHDTSPAIGKINYYMLGDQNHDISNQFGVLREGVGLADRGTFVLDPEGVIQLVEITPEGVGRNAAELLRKIKALQYWTSHPGEVCPAKWEEGAETLAPSLDLVGKI
- the betI gene encoding transcriptional regulator BetI; protein product: MRAKFVRETADVRRQALIDATAKCLAEKGVAGTSVRAICAMAGVSSGLLTHYFNGVDALILATYRDVGQRVSHAMDAAILAAGNDPHDRLRAFLQANFRDPVLDADLLATWIAFWSLIKSNADVAAAHAEIYAASRVQLEALVAAAGPTFSPAQVRLKAIGLTALVDGLWLEYCLDPTSFTAAEAQQLVERAMGHALRDQ
- the rsmA gene encoding 16S rRNA (adenine(1518)-N(6)/adenine(1519)-N(6))-dimethyltransferase RsmA, coding for MPPESRPPLPPLRAVIAAHGLQASKALGQNFLLDEQLLDRIAAIPGSIQDQPAFEVGPGPGGLTRAILRAGGRLVAVERDRRCLPALAELEQAFPGQLRVISGDAMEIDAHAEAGDGAHIIANLPYNVGTALLVGWLSAQWTPLPWWSSLTLMFQMEVAERIVAKPGTDHYGRLAVLSQWRSDARIAMKVHRSAFTPPPKVMSAVVHITPKPAPEGVQLKILERLTAAAFGQRRKMLRQSLKSVPGALDALEAIGIDPQRRAETVSVEEFVALARQLGQAMIAT
- the pdxA gene encoding 4-hydroxythreonine-4-phosphate dehydrogenase PdxA — translated: MPLSNITDLADLPPFAVSLGDPAGIGPEIVAKAWVMREARGLPSFFAVGDAASLRAVWLGPIEIVGSPEEAARVFSDALPCLQVAEAGEIVPGMPSIDGARTAFQSLEVSVGLARSGSAAGIVTAPVGKEQLYGVGFTHPGQTEFVAERCGVSAQNAVMMLAGPSLKVVPITIHIALADVPAALTVDLIRARALTTVKGLQRNFGIARPRLAVAGLNPHAGENGALGREEIEVIRPAIESLRAEGIDIFGPLAADGMFHARARETYDAALCMYHDQALIPIKTLNFDDGVNITLGLPIVRTSPDHGTAFGIAGTDSANPGAMIAALKMAAEAARARIAYAA
- a CDS encoding peptidylprolyl isomerase translates to MLPVVSLPNRLGYSVRSGLRALLLSSALLSMGVPAAHAQTAVDNDDAAGQLNLPKDVTVFGKSDPNIRKATAIVNGRIITGTDVDQRLALIITANGGKVSAEEKERLRVQVLRNLIDETLQIQEAAANDIKIDPAEVNQSYERVAANFRKSPEQFDQYLREQGSAAASIKRQIEGELAWSRLLRRNIQPFVNVSEDEVKSVIDRLNSAKGSDEVRISEIYLSATPENREQIAANARNIIDQIKQGGSFAAYARQFSEASTAVVGGDLGWVRPNQLPTELAQAATELQVGQIAGPVETVGGMSIIYVMDKRKVLTADPRDSLLSLKQLSVMFPAGTTKEAASQKAATFAAAVKEIKGCGQANEIGARIGADVVDNDNVKLRDLPPQLQDILLNLQVGESTPPFGSINDGVRVLIVCGRDEPQSANAPNPEQIMAQLEEERVNKRARIYLRDLRRDAIIEYN
- the lptD gene encoding LPS assembly protein LptD — translated: MQISMFPLPFKHALLAGAASSCLLLAPAVQAQQTPKPRLNEPQAGISAPDAPVPENDQEIGFAADSLEYDSNSQIVTATGNVQLLRDGNRLRADKIVWDRNTGKVEAIGSVSVVDPEGNVAYGDRFDVTDTLQDGAVDNMLLVLQQGGRMAATKGERVNGIYTLHHAAYTGCPVEDGGGCPKEPTWQINAVKVIYDPTKERVSYTKANVELFGLPLIPLPGLSHPVGDNGGSGLLVPNMRYDRTNGFEVALPYYMKLAPNRDLTLTPHVYTDTLPMMEGNFRHLYDRGAYQITGYATYGSRSSGTTPTDSQKDIRGAIDASGGLQLTPEWSVNGSIRVATDRTFLRRYDINRDDRLRSTLGVQRIGENSYFSLAGWAVQTLRTDDPQGQMPIALPVMDYRLRMKDPLLGGQIQFQANTLAITRTEGQDTQRAFAAFEWNLRKLTGLGQEVTFTTYLRGDVYHSTDNDLTTQASYAGTPGWETRGIAAAAVDMRWPFMGEAFGGVQRIAPRVQVVAAPHLKNLDVPNEDARAVDLEDSNLFALNRFAGYDRFEDSSRITYGVEYNLAVPNFTLDANIGQSYRLDNRASILPDGTGLADRMSDIVGRWTVRYKDFVSFTQRFRFDKDSLAVRRNEIDATLGSKKTYAMVSYLRLNRNADASLEDLQDREELRLGGRIQFARFWSVFGSTVIDLTDAKEDPGSSADGYEPVRQRLGVAYEDDCLTLGFTWRRDYQTTGDARMGNTFQLRLAFRNIGI